One window of the Rufibacter radiotolerans genome contains the following:
- a CDS encoding CDP-glycerol glycerophosphotransferase family protein, producing MKILLIVQPDRFDFYSYLQKAENVEWVLLWYEKPAQMKLSVKELPLNFSEVYSWQEFATPKELIQRIAPDKIIFFEIIDLRQIALIVTANNLKIPTFYLEHGAAGDKGTAIERWKEVEFSRHKLPYLIKRFRESFFDVLKSKFFYYSVTSGFHSADSLKKYAMLPFRMMQDGPNKVLAHNHFKERVPAKSIVFNRANLEEYSVYTGTQPEDALFTGVPFFDKYFKERNVVKDHIVYIEHPHLEEGSVGWTKEHHKNVAEALFDFAEKRNLHLYIKLHPKSNLSYWNSYKYNKDLVKVIQAGDYTDLYLESKLILSYSSSLLTGCLCARKNIVLLGWHPEPRVFGADFSAFGLCHVSLSPSELHEKFDYWIDNNLTLESEDSYNAFLERFNVPFDGQATSRVLEVIST from the coding sequence TTGAAGATTTTGTTAATTGTTCAGCCTGACAGGTTCGATTTCTATTCGTATTTGCAAAAAGCTGAAAATGTTGAATGGGTTCTGCTTTGGTATGAGAAACCTGCGCAAATGAAACTGTCAGTGAAAGAGCTTCCTCTTAATTTCAGTGAAGTTTATTCCTGGCAAGAATTTGCAACGCCTAAAGAATTGATTCAGAGAATAGCTCCGGATAAAATTATTTTTTTTGAAATAATAGACCTGCGTCAGATAGCTCTCATTGTAACAGCAAATAATCTTAAGATTCCTACTTTTTACCTGGAACATGGTGCAGCGGGTGATAAAGGCACTGCTATTGAACGTTGGAAAGAGGTTGAATTTAGCAGGCATAAATTGCCTTACCTAATAAAACGGTTCAGAGAATCATTTTTTGACGTTCTGAAGTCGAAGTTCTTTTATTATTCCGTCACCAGTGGCTTCCATTCTGCTGATTCGTTAAAGAAGTATGCTATGCTGCCTTTCAGGATGATGCAGGATGGTCCAAATAAGGTATTAGCGCATAACCATTTCAAAGAAAGGGTACCTGCAAAATCAATTGTATTTAATAGAGCCAACTTAGAAGAGTATTCAGTTTATACGGGTACTCAACCAGAGGATGCCTTGTTTACGGGGGTACCCTTTTTTGATAAGTATTTTAAAGAAAGAAATGTAGTAAAAGATCACATCGTTTATATTGAACATCCACATTTAGAGGAAGGATCTGTAGGCTGGACCAAAGAGCACCATAAAAACGTGGCGGAGGCTCTCTTTGACTTTGCCGAGAAGCGAAACCTGCATCTTTATATAAAGCTTCACCCCAAGTCCAACCTCTCTTACTGGAATAGTTACAAATATAATAAAGACTTGGTAAAGGTAATACAAGCCGGTGATTACACCGACCTTTACCTAGAATCTAAGCTTATCCTAAGCTATAGTTCAAGTTTATTGACAGGGTGCTTGTGTGCCCGAAAGAACATCGTTTTGCTGGGTTGGCATCCGGAACCAAGGGTTTTTGGTGCTGACTTCTCAGCATTTGGTTTATGTCATGTCTCTTTGTCACCTTCTGAGTTACATGAGAAGTTTGACTACTGGATTGATAATAATCTAACCCTTGAGAGTGAGGATTCGTACAATGCTTTTTTAGAGCGGTTTAATGTCCCTTTTGATGGTCAGGCCACATCAAGGGTGTTGGAGGTAATAAGTACTTAA
- a CDS encoding lipopolysaccharide biosynthesis protein, with protein MKLIKSFSAYTLAGVYGAAASFFVLPILSHYLSTADYGILSIFNSYVLIIMPLIGLVASGIISVEFFKIQDKKEFASFFTSVQLIPIIPFVFFLVISFLFGGYLSRLLEIPTEFSNYLFLIPLIAILTIYIESYLAYLVVKKSAYHYLVVNIVKSSVEIGLTLLFVVYFDMGWFGRILSWLIASLLFTFVASIYFYKEDLFSLKVTKKYVMAGVWFGLPLILHTLGKFVINQSDRIFIAKMVNVDEVGVYNIAYQLASILLIFVSAFSNLYVPYLYERLADFNKKTEKEILQISYLYTVILIAGTVIITFGSRFLFGWFIDVKFIGAIPYIFWISFSYFLWGMYALFSAYIYYFNKNKYLAYLSFINVITNIAFNYIFIKQFGALGAAYATCLSYFITLVMIIFFATRLVSISWFNVGFVFNGFFKVKDGK; from the coding sequence ATGAAGTTAATAAAGTCTTTTTCTGCCTATACCTTAGCAGGTGTTTATGGGGCAGCAGCAAGTTTTTTTGTTTTACCTATTTTATCTCATTATCTATCTACGGCAGATTATGGTATTTTATCAATATTTAACTCTTATGTTTTAATTATAATGCCGCTAATTGGCCTCGTGGCCTCGGGAATAATAAGTGTCGAATTTTTTAAAATCCAGGATAAAAAGGAGTTTGCTTCTTTTTTTACTTCTGTTCAGTTAATCCCGATTATTCCATTTGTCTTTTTTCTTGTTATTTCTTTTCTATTCGGGGGGTATTTGAGTAGGCTTTTAGAGATTCCAACTGAATTCTCTAATTATCTATTTCTAATTCCTTTAATTGCTATTCTGACAATTTATATAGAATCTTATTTAGCATATCTGGTTGTAAAGAAAAGTGCTTACCATTATCTGGTGGTCAATATAGTTAAATCATCTGTAGAAATTGGTTTGACTTTGTTATTTGTTGTCTACTTTGACATGGGTTGGTTTGGACGAATACTATCCTGGCTTATTGCGTCTTTGCTATTTACCTTTGTGGCTTCAATTTATTTTTATAAAGAAGATTTATTTTCATTAAAAGTAACTAAAAAGTATGTCATGGCAGGGGTGTGGTTTGGATTACCTTTGATACTACACACGTTAGGTAAATTTGTGATAAACCAATCTGATAGGATTTTTATTGCCAAAATGGTGAATGTTGATGAGGTAGGCGTGTATAATATTGCCTATCAGCTGGCAAGTATATTGCTAATTTTTGTTTCTGCCTTTAGCAATCTGTATGTGCCTTACTTGTATGAAAGATTAGCTGATTTTAATAAAAAGACTGAAAAAGAAATATTGCAAATTAGCTACTTATATACGGTGATATTAATAGCCGGGACTGTTATTATTACCTTTGGTAGTCGGTTTCTATTTGGGTGGTTTATTGATGTTAAGTTTATTGGTGCAATACCTTACATCTTCTGGATTAGTTTTAGTTATTTTTTGTGGGGAATGTATGCCTTGTTCTCTGCATATATTTATTATTTTAATAAGAATAAGTATTTAGCTTATCTTTCTTTTATTAATGTAATTACAAATATTGCATTTAATTATATATTTATAAAACAATTTGGGGCGCTTGGAGCTGCATATGCCACTTGTTTGTCATATTTTATAACATTGGTTATGATAATATTTTTTGCCACTCGGCTTGTTTCTATTTCGTGGTTTAATGTAGGCTTTGTTTTTAATGGTTTTTTTAAAGTGAAGGACGGTAAATAG